One segment of Panthera leo isolate Ple1 chromosome A3, P.leo_Ple1_pat1.1, whole genome shotgun sequence DNA contains the following:
- the ATP6V1E2 gene encoding V-type proton ATPase subunit E 2: protein MALSDVDVQKQIKHMMAFIEQEANEKAEEIDAKSEEEFNIEKGRLVQTQRLKIMEYYEKKEKQIEQQKKIQMSTMRNQARLKVLRARDDLISELLSDAKLRLSGIVADPAIYQGLLDKLVLQGLLRLLEPVAIVRCRPQDLLLVEAAVQKAIPEYMMVSQKCVEVQVDQEVHLATNAAGGVEVYSSNQRIKVSNTLESRLDLLAQQKMPDIRKALFGANANRKFFI, encoded by the coding sequence ATGGCTTTGAGTGATGTCGATGTGCAGAAGCAGATTAAGCACATGATGGCTTTCATTGAGCAGGAAGCCAATGAGAAGGCCGAAGAAATAGATGCCAAGTCTGAGGAAGAGTTCAACATTGAGAAAGGACGTCTTGTGCAAACCCAACGACTGAAGATTATGGAGTATTACgagaagaaggagaagcagatAGAGCAGCAGAAGAAGATCCAGATGTCTACCATGAGGAATCAGGCAAGGCTGAAAGTCCTGAGAGCCCGAGATGACCTCATCTCAGAGTTGCTGAGTGATGCGAAGCTGAGACTTAGTGGGATTGTGGCAGATCCAGCAATCTACCAGGGGCTGCTGGATAAGCTAGTGCTTCAGGGTCTGCTCCGACTGCTGGAGCCCGTGGCGATTGTACGCTGCAGGCCACAGGACCTCCTCCTGGTGGAGGCTGCAGTGCAAAAAGCCATCCCTGAATACATGATGGTCTCCCAAAAATGTGTGGAAGTCCAAGTGGATCAAGAGGTGCACCTGGCTACCAACGCAGCTGGAGGAGTGGAGGTCTACAGCAGCAATCAGAGAATAAAGGTTTCGAATACCCTAGAAAGCCGACTGGATCTCTTAGCCCAGCAAAAGATGCCTGATATACGAAAGGCTTTGTTTGGAGCCAATGCCAACAGAAAGTTTTTTATATAA